From one Lotus japonicus ecotype B-129 chromosome 3, LjGifu_v1.2 genomic stretch:
- the LOC130742444 gene encoding WAT1-related protein At1g25270-like isoform X2, giving the protein MTCISNNIIEGFKPAFLMVLVRFLYAGVSILYKLVANNGMSMSVLLAYRYLFSSAFMIPLAYFAERKSKPKITMKVLFQAFLCGLFGATIQENLFVEAVTWAGATYPSAMLERLNIETKTGKAKVVGTLIGISGAMILTFYKSIEIHLWPTIVNQSKPKDVATGHVWGTSLAFGTCISYSIWLIIQARMSAKFPWHYTSAALMSVMACIQSTIFALGMERDNWSQWKLGWNIELLTALYTGVVASGVVWVLMAWCLRLKGPLYASAFNPLLLVIVAIAGSLFLEEKLYLGSIIGSILIVLGLYIVLWGKGKELKSHMEQKHKNDSVEVEPLEIVTTKQIDGKNVDIDGNDLKCGTS; this is encoded by the exons ATGACATGCATTAGCAACAATATCATAGAAGGCTTTAAGCCTGCGTTTCTGATGGTGTTGGTTCGATTTTTGTATGCTGGGGTTAGCATCTTGTACAAATTGGTTGCAAATAATGGGATGAGTATGAGTGTTCTCTTGGCCTATCGTTACCTCTTTTCATCAGCTTTCATGATTCCTCTTGCCTACTTTGCTGAAAG GAAGAGCAAGCCAAAGATCACAATGAAAGTGCTCTTTCAAGCATTTCTTTGTGGATTATTTGG GGCAACCATACAAGAGAATTTGTTTGTGGAAGCAGTGACTTGGGCAGGTGCGACATATCCTAGTGCCAT GTTGGAAAGATTGAACATTGAAACAAAAACTGGGAAGGCCAAGGTGGTTGGCACTTTGATAGGAATTAGTGGAGCCATGATACTCACCTTCTACAAGAGCATTGAGATTCACCTCTGGCCAACAATTGTGAACCAGAGTAAGCCCAAAGATGTGGCTACCGGTCATGTTTGGGGCACATCTCTTGCTTTCGGAACTTGTATATCCTACTCTATATGGTTGATAATTCAG GCTAGGATGAGTGCCAAGTTTCCTTGGCATTATACAAGTGCAGCTTTGATGTCAGTGATGGCATGCATTCAATCAACTATATTTGCTCTAGGCATGGAAAGAGATAATTGGAGCCAATGGAAGCTTGGCTGGAACATCGAACTTCTCACTGCACTCTATACG GGTGTTGTAGCCTCTGGGGTAGTTTGGGTTCTCATGGCGTGGTGTTTACGCTTAAAGGGACCACTTTATGCATCCGCTTTCAACCCCCTGCTCCTCGTTATAGTGGCCATTGCAGGTTCTCTGTTCTTAGAGGAAAAGCTCTATTTGGGAAG CATCATAGGATCAATATTGATTGTGCTTGGGCTATACATTGTCTTGTGGGGTAAAGGTAAAGAATTAAAGAGCCATATGGAGCAAAAGCATAAAAATGACTCAGTTGAAGTTGAACCATTGGAGATAGTTACCACAAAGCAAATAGATGGTAAAAATGTTGATATTGATGGCAATGACTTGAAGTGTGGTACTTCTTGA
- the LOC130748661 gene encoding WAT1-related protein At1g68170-like, which yields MTCISNNIIEGLKPVFLMVLIQFIFAGVSILFKLVASTGMSLTVLMAYRYFFSSAFMVPLAYFVERERKPKITMKVLFQAFLCGLFGATIQQNLFVEGVALAGATYATAMYNLIPAVTYILAVCFGLERLNIKTKTGKAKVLGPLVGVSGAMILTFYRSIEIHLWPTIVNLMKNKPKNAATSHIFGTSLAFGTCLSYSIWLIIQARMSAKFPWHYTSAALMSVMACIQSTIFAVCMERDNWSRWKLGWNIKLFTAVYVGVVASGIPWVLTAWVLRLKGPLYASSFNPLFLVIVAIAGSLFLDEKLYLGSVIGALLIVLGLYIVLWGKGKELKSNVEQKHKNDPLEEVEPLEIVTTKQINGKSADDKSVDDGNDIKCGDS from the exons ATGACATGCATTAGCAACAATATCATAGAAGGCTTGAAGCCTGTGTTTCTGATGGTGTTGATTCAATTTATTTTTGCTGGGGTTAGCATCCTGTTCAAGTTGGTTGCAAGTACTGGGATGAGTTTGACTGTTCTAATGGCCTACCGTTACTTCTTTTCATCAGCTTTCATGGTTCCTCTTGCCTACTTTGTTGAAAG GGAGAGGAAGCCAAAGATCACTATGAAAGTACTCTTTCAAGCATTTCTTTGTGGTTTATTTGG GGCGACAATACAACAAAATTTGTTTGTGGAAGGTGTGGCTTTGGCAGGTGCGACATATGCTACAGCCATGTATAATCTCATTCCTGCTGTTACCTATATCTTAGCCGTCTGTTTTGG GTTGGAAAGGTTGAACATTAAAACAAAAACCGGGAAGGCCAAGGTGCTTGGCCCTTTGGTGGGAGTTAGTGGAGCCATGATACTCACCTTCTACAGGAGCATTGAGATTCACCTCTGGCCAACCATTGTGAACCTAATGAAAAATAAGCCCAAAAATGCGGCTACCTCTCATATTTTTGGCACTTCTCTTGCTTTTGGAACTTGTCTATCGTACTCTATATGGTTGATAATTCAG GCTAGGATGAGTGCCAAGTTTCCTTGGCATTATACAAGTGCAGCTTTGATGTCAGTGATGGCATGCATTCAATCAACTATATTTGCTGTGTGCATGGAAAGAGATAATTGGAGTCGATGGAAGCTTGGCTGGAATATCAAACTTTTCACTGCAGTTTATGTG GGTGTTGTAGCTTCTGGAATACCTTGGGTTCTGACGGCGTGGGTTTTGCGCTTAAAAGGCCCACTTTATGCATCCTCTTTCAACCCTCTATTCCTCGTTATAGTGGCCATTGCAGGGTCTCTATTTTTAGATGAAAAACTCTATTTGGGAAG CGTGATAGGAGCACTACTGATTGTACTCGGGCTATACATTGTCTTGTGGGGTAAAGGTAAAGAGTTAAAGAGCAATGTTGAGCAAAAGCATAAAAATGACCCACTTGAAGAAGTTGAACCATTGGAGATAGTTACCACAAAGCAAATAAATGGTAAAAGTGCTGATGATAAAAGTGTTGATGATGGCAATGACATCAAGTGTGGTGATTCTTGA
- the LOC130746552 gene encoding uncharacterized protein LOC130746552, translating into MEESNNRGEFLAKQSSLRSGGGSFKSTLSGRSTPRNSPSFRRFNSIRTPRIEGRGGVGGGALWFRSNRVLLWLLLITLWAYLGFFVQSRWAHSDKKEEFSGFGTGPRNTNSDDEPSHHRDLLASDNSSLSANNETDRNKAGIVGKIINVALAKKENDVPSQSKTKSKKRSRRSVRTSKGKARGSKQKRTPEVKNSDIEEPEPEIPDTNSTYGMLVGPFGASEDRILEWSPQKRSGTCNRKEDFARLVWSRRFILIFHELSMTGAPLSMMELATELLSCGATVSAVVLSKKGGLMSELTRRRIKVLEDKADLSFKTAMKADLVIAGSAVCASWIEQYIERFPAGASQVAWWIMENRREYFDRSKGVLDRVKMLVFLSESQSKQWQKWCEEERIKLRASPEIVPLSVNDELAFVAGIPSTLNTPSFSTEKMIEKRQLLRESVRGEMGLTDNDMLVISLSSINPGKGQLLLLESASSVVESGQLQDDEEMKKSTNIREGLATVTRRRRARKLLPSLKGGKMTSLSRKKQVLANIKGTMQQSLKVLIGSVGSKSNKGDYVKGLLNFLALHPNTSKAVLWTPSTTRVASLYSAADVYVINSQGLGETFGRVTIEAMAFGLPVLGTDAGGTQEIVEHNVTGLLHPVGHPGSDVLARNLRFLLKNQLVRKQMGTEGSKKVQKMYLKQHMYKKFVEVIVRCMRSK; encoded by the exons ATGGAGGAAAGCAACAATAGAGGGGAATTTCTGGCTAAACAGTCTTCACTAAGGTCTGGTGGTGGCAGTTTTAAATCAACATTATCAGGAAGGTCAACCCCTCGAAATTCCCCATCATTTCGGCGATTTAATTCAATCAGAACACCGAGAATAGAAGGAAGGGGTGGTGTAGGTGGTGGTGCACTGTGGTTTCGGAGTAACCGCGTGCTGTTGTGGTTGCTTCTGATCACCCTCTGGGCTTATCTTGGGTTTTTTGTTCAGTCCAGGTGGGCACATAGTGATAAGAAGGAGGAATTTTCTGGTTTTGGAACGGGGCCGAGAAACACCAACTCAGATGATGAACCAAGTCACCACCGCGATTTGCTAGCTAGTGATAATAGCTCCTTGTCTGCTAATAATGAGACAGATAGAAATAAAGCAGGTATTGTTGGTAAAATAATAAATGTAGCTTTGGCtaagaaagaaaatgatgtTCCATCTCAAAGTAAAACTAAATCAAAGAAGAGGAGCAGACGATCTGTTCGCACTTCAAAAGGTAAAGCTCGTGGTAGTAAGCAGAAACGAACACCGGAAGTTAAGAACAGTGATATAGAGGAGCCGGAGCCAGAAATTCCTGATACCAATAGTACATATGGAATGCTTGTTGGCCCATTTGGGGCATCAGAAGATAGGATTCTGGAATGGAGTCCTCAGAAGCGGTCCGGGACATGTAACCGGAAGGAGGACTTTGCGCGTCTTGTTTGGTCCAGAAGATTTATCTTGATATTCCATGAGCTTTCGATGACTGGAGCTCCGCTTTCAATGATGGAGTTGGCAACAGAGCTTTTGAGCTGTGGAGCCACTGTTTCTGCTGTTGTGCTTAGCAAGAAGGGTGGTTTGATGTCAGAGCTCACTAGAAGGCGAATCAAGGTTCTTGAGGACAAAGCAGATCTCAGCTTCAAAACTGCAATGAAGGCTGATCTTGTGATTGCTGGTTCAGCTGTTTGTGCATCATGGATTG AACAATACATTGAACGTTTTCCTGCTGGTGCGAGCCAAGTTGCTTGGTGGATTATGGAAAATCGTCGAGAGTACTTTGATCGTTCAAAGGGTGTCTTGGACAGAGTAAAAATGTTGGTTTTTCTATCTGAATCACAATCTAAACAATGGCAAAAATGGTGTGAGGAAGAACGCATAAAACTAAGAGCCAGCCCAGAAATTGTTCCATTGTCTGTTAATGATGAACTGGCATTCGTAGCTGGCATTCCTTCTACGCTTAACACTCCATCCTTCAGTACAGAGAAAATGATTGAGAAAAGGCAGTTGTTGCGAGAATCAGTCCGAGGTGAAATGGGCTTAACAGATAATGATATGCTTGTGATATCTCTGAGTAGCATCAACCCTGGTAAGGGCCAGCTATTACTTCTTGAGTCAGCAAGCTCAGTAGTAGAAAGTGGACAGCTGCAAGATGATGAGGAAATGAAAAAATCAACAAATATAAGGGAAGGTCTAGCTACCGTGACTAGAAGGCGGCGTGCTCGAAAATTGTTACCGTCATTGAAGGGTGGAAAAATGACTTCCTTAAGCAG AAAGAAACAAGTGTTGGCTAACATCAAAGGAACAATGCAACAATCACTCAAAGTTCTCATTGGTTCTGTTGGATCTAAAAGTAACAAGGGGGATTATGTTAAAGGCCTTCTGAATTTCTTGGCACTGCATCCAAACACTTCAAAAGCAGTTTTGTGGACTCCATCCACAACACGGGTTGCCTCACTTTACTCTGCTGCAGATGTTTATGTCATAAACTCTCAG GGTCTAGGAGAAACATTTGGAAGGGTGACTATAGAAGCAATGGCGTTTGGTCTTCCG GTTCTTGGAACGGATGCTGGGGGAACTCAGGAGATTGTTGAGCACAATGTTACAGGCCTTCTACATCCTGTTGGACATCCAGGGAGTGATGTCCTTGCGCGGAATCTCCGGTTTTTACTTAAAAACCAGTTGGTAAGGAAGCAAATGGGAACAGAAGGAAGTAAGAAAGTGCAGAAGATGTACTTGAAACAACACATGTATAAGAAATTTGTAGAGGTCATTGTCAGATGCATGAGAAGCAAATAA
- the LOC130742823 gene encoding F-box/kelch-repeat protein At1g80440-like, translating to MELISGLPEDVARDCLIRVSYEQFPAVTAACKGWNTEIQSPEFRRRRRVTGNTQKILVTAQARFDSDTCGGLLVKATTNPVYRLSVFEPETGNWSELTMPPEFDSGSGLPMFCQIAGVGYELVVMGGWDPESWKASNSVFIYNFLSATWRRGADMPGGPRTFFACTSDQDRTVYVAGGHDEEKNALKSALAYDVANDEWVPLPDMARERDECKAVFRGGAGKLRVVGGYCTEMQGRFERSAEEFDVDTWQWGPVEEEFLDCGTCPRTCLDGGDAMYMCRGGDVVALQGNTWQTVAKVPSEIRNVACMGAWERSLLLIGSSGFGEPHMGFLLDLKSGKWAKLVSPQDYTGHVQSYCLLEI from the coding sequence ATGGAGTTGATTTCAGGTCTTCCAGAGGATGTAGCCCGGGACTGTCTAATCCGGGTTTCATACGAGCAGTTTCCAGCCGTCACCGCCGCGTGTAAAGGGTGGAACACGGAGATTCAGTCACCGGAGTTTCGCCGGCGGCGGAGGGTCACCGGAAACACACAGAAAATCCTTGTCACGGCTCAAGCCCGGTTCGATTCAGACACATGCGGTGGTTTGCTAGTAAAAGCTACAACGAACCCGGTTTACCGGCTCAGCGTGTTTGAACCGGAAACCGGTAACTGGAGCGAGTTAACCATGCCACCCGAATTCGACTCGGGCTCGGGTCTACCCATGTTCTGCCAGATCGCGGGTGTCGGGTATGAACTTGTTGTCATGGGCGGGTGGGACCCGGAGTCATGGAAAGCCTCGAATTCCGTGTTCATCTACAATTTTCTATCCGCCACGTGGCGACGTGGGGCCGACATGCCTGGTGGGCCCCGCACATTCTTCGCGTGCACGTCGGATCAAGATCGAACGGTCTACGTTGCTGGCGGACACGACGAGGAGAAGAACGCGCTCAAATCCGCGTTAGCATATGACGTGGCAAACGACGAGTGGGTCCCGCTTCCTGACATGGCGAGGGAGCGCGACGAGTGCAAGGCGGTGTTCCGCGGCGGCGCCGGGAAGCTCCGGGTTGTTGGCGGCTACTGCACGGAGATGCAGGGGCGGTTTGAGCGGAGTGCGGAGGAGTTTGATGTTGACACGTGGCAGTGGGGTCCGGTGGAGGAGGAGTTTCTGGATTGCGGCACGTGTCCGAGGACTTGCTTGGACGGTGGTGATGCAATGTATATGTGTAGAGGTGGTGACGTGGTGGCGTTGCAGGGGAACACGTGGCAGACGGTGGCGAAGGTGCCGAGTGAGATTCGAAATGTTGCGTGCATGGGAGCGTGGGAAAGGTCATTGTTGTTGATTGGGTCCAGTGGGTTTGGGGAGCCTCATATGGGCTTTTTGTTGGATCTGAAGAGTGGTAAATGGGCTAAACTTGTGAGCCCACAAGACTACACGGGCCATGTTCAATCTTACTGCCTTTTGGAGATATAA
- the LOC130742444 gene encoding WAT1-related protein At1g25270-like isoform X1 — protein sequence MTCISNNIIEGFKPAFLMVLVRFLYAGVSILYKLVANNGMSMSVLLAYRYLFSSAFMIPLAYFAERKSKPKITMKVLFQAFLCGLFGATIQENLFVEAVTWAGATYPSAMYNLIPAITYILAVCFGLERLNIETKTGKAKVVGTLIGISGAMILTFYKSIEIHLWPTIVNQSKPKDVATGHVWGTSLAFGTCISYSIWLIIQARMSAKFPWHYTSAALMSVMACIQSTIFALGMERDNWSQWKLGWNIELLTALYTGVVASGVVWVLMAWCLRLKGPLYASAFNPLLLVIVAIAGSLFLEEKLYLGSIIGSILIVLGLYIVLWGKGKELKSHMEQKHKNDSVEVEPLEIVTTKQIDGKNVDIDGNDLKCGTS from the exons ATGACATGCATTAGCAACAATATCATAGAAGGCTTTAAGCCTGCGTTTCTGATGGTGTTGGTTCGATTTTTGTATGCTGGGGTTAGCATCTTGTACAAATTGGTTGCAAATAATGGGATGAGTATGAGTGTTCTCTTGGCCTATCGTTACCTCTTTTCATCAGCTTTCATGATTCCTCTTGCCTACTTTGCTGAAAG GAAGAGCAAGCCAAAGATCACAATGAAAGTGCTCTTTCAAGCATTTCTTTGTGGATTATTTGG GGCAACCATACAAGAGAATTTGTTTGTGGAAGCAGTGACTTGGGCAGGTGCGACATATCCTAGTGCCATGTATAACCTCATTCCTGCTATTACCTATATCTTAGCCGTCTGTTTTGG GTTGGAAAGATTGAACATTGAAACAAAAACTGGGAAGGCCAAGGTGGTTGGCACTTTGATAGGAATTAGTGGAGCCATGATACTCACCTTCTACAAGAGCATTGAGATTCACCTCTGGCCAACAATTGTGAACCAGAGTAAGCCCAAAGATGTGGCTACCGGTCATGTTTGGGGCACATCTCTTGCTTTCGGAACTTGTATATCCTACTCTATATGGTTGATAATTCAG GCTAGGATGAGTGCCAAGTTTCCTTGGCATTATACAAGTGCAGCTTTGATGTCAGTGATGGCATGCATTCAATCAACTATATTTGCTCTAGGCATGGAAAGAGATAATTGGAGCCAATGGAAGCTTGGCTGGAACATCGAACTTCTCACTGCACTCTATACG GGTGTTGTAGCCTCTGGGGTAGTTTGGGTTCTCATGGCGTGGTGTTTACGCTTAAAGGGACCACTTTATGCATCCGCTTTCAACCCCCTGCTCCTCGTTATAGTGGCCATTGCAGGTTCTCTGTTCTTAGAGGAAAAGCTCTATTTGGGAAG CATCATAGGATCAATATTGATTGTGCTTGGGCTATACATTGTCTTGTGGGGTAAAGGTAAAGAATTAAAGAGCCATATGGAGCAAAAGCATAAAAATGACTCAGTTGAAGTTGAACCATTGGAGATAGTTACCACAAAGCAAATAGATGGTAAAAATGTTGATATTGATGGCAATGACTTGAAGTGTGGTACTTCTTGA